The Ramlibacter sp. PS4R-6 nucleotide sequence AGCCCGGCACCAGTTGCGCGGCGAGGGCGAGCGTGGTCATGACTTCGCTCATGCGGCCTTCCTCAGGGCCAGCGCGATGCGCGCATGCTCCTGGTCGGAGAACGGGTGCTTGCGGCCCGCCACCTCCTGGTAGTTCTCGTGGCCCTTGCCGGCGATGAGCACCACGTCGTTCGCGGCGGCGGCGGCGATCGTCTCGGCGATCGCCTTGGCGCGGTCGGCCTGCACCTGCACGCACTTGTCGTGCGACAGGCCCAGCAGCACCTGGCTGATGATGTTCTCGGGCTTCTCGCTGCGCGGGTTGTCGCTGGTGACGACCACGTGGTCGGCGTTCTTCTCGACCACGGCGGCCATCAGCGGGCGCTTGGTGGGATCGCGGTCGCCGCCGCAGCCGAACACGCACCACAGCTCGCCGCCGCGCTGCTGCGCCAGCGGGCGCAGCGCCCCCAGCGCCTTGTCCAGTGCGTCGGGGGTGTGCGCGTAGTCGACGGCCACCAGCGGCTTGCCGCGCTCGGCCAGGCGCTCCATGCGGCCGGGCACGGGCAGAAGCGAGCCGCAGGCCTTCACCGCATCGGCGAGTGCCACGCCCATCGCGCGCAAGGCGGCGACGACGCCCAGCAGGTTGGACACGTTGTACTGGCCGATGGCGCTGGTCGCGAGCTTCACCGTCTCGTTGCCTTCGCACACGTCGAACACCAGGCCCTGCTCGCCGTAGCCGATGTTGCGCGCGGCGATGCGCGCCGGCTCGCGGCACGACAGCGTCCAGACGTCGAGCGCCGAGCCTTCCAGCGACGCCGCCAGCGCATGGCCCTTCTCGTCGTCGATGTTGACCACCGCCGCCTTGAGGCCCGGCCAGCGGAACAGCTCGGCCTTCGCGTCCCAGTACGCGTCCATCGTCTGGTGGTAGTCCAGGTGGTCCTGCGTGAAGTTGGTGAACATGGCCACGCGGATGCGCGTGCCGTCCAGGCGCCGCTCGACGATGCCGACCGACGACGCCTCGATCGCGCACGCCTTCACGCCGGCGTCGGCGAATTGGCGGAACTCGCGCTGCAGCAGCACCGGGTCAGGCGTGGTCAGGCCGACGAAGTCCACCTGCGGCGGGCGCCCGATGCCCAGCGTGCCGACGACGCCGCACGGGATGCCGGCATTCGACAGTGCCTGCGCCAGCCACCATGCGGTGGACGTCTTGCCATTGGTGCCGGTCACGGCGACCACGTCGAGGCGGTCCGTCGGCTGGCCGAAGTACTCGGCGGCGATGGGGCCGGTCGCGAATTTCAGTCGCGCATACGAAGCGATGGCGTCCGAATCGAAGGCGAACGCGTCGGCGCCTTCGCTCTCGACCAGGCACGCGGCGGCGCCCTGGGCAATGGCGGCCGGCACGTACTTGCGGCCGTCGGTGGCCGCGCCCGGCCACGCGATGAAGCCGTCGCCGGCCTTCACGTTGCGGCTGTCGCAGTGGAGCGTGCCCGTCACGCGCGCGCGCAGCCATTGCGCGGCTTCGTGGGCGCTGCGCAGTTCCACCATCAGAACGACTCCTCGGCCGCGTTCACCACGATCTGCGGCTTGACGTTCATGTCGGGCTGCACGCCCATCATGCGCAGCGTCTGCTGCACGGTGGCGCTGAAGACGGGCGCGGCGACGTCGCCGCCGTAGTACTTGCCTGCCGTGGGCTCGTCGACCATCACAGCCACCACGATGCGCGGCTTCTCGATGGGCGCGATGCCCACGAACCACGAGCGGTACTTGTTGGTGGCGTAGCCCTTGCCCACCTGCTTGTACGCGGTGCCGGACTTGCCGCCCACCGAATAGCCCAGCGTCTGCGCCTTCTGGCCCGTGCCGCCCGGGCCCGCGGCCATCTGCAGCATGGTGCGCACCTCGTTCACGGTGCCCGGCGAGAACACCTGCACGCCCGTGGCGGGGTCGGGGCTCTTGAGCAGCGTCGCGGGAACGATCTGCCCGTCGTGCGCCCACACCGTGTAGCTGCGCGCCATCTGGAACAGCGACGCCGACAGGCCGTAGCCGTAGGACATCGTGGCCTGCTCCACCGGCTTCCAGGTCTTGTAGGGACGCAGCCGGCCGCTCACCGCGCCGGGAAAGGTGATCTGCGGCTTCTGGCCGAAGCCCACCTGCGTGAACAGCTCCCACATCTGGCGCGGCTGCATCTGCAGCGCGATCTTCAGCGTGCCGATGTTGCTGGACTTCTGGATCACCTCCTGCACCGTCAACACGCCGTTCGGGTGCGAGTCGGAGATCTTCATGCCGGCCATCATGATGAAGCCGGGTGCGGTCTGGATCGGCGTCTGCGGCGTGACCAGCTTGTTCTCCAGCGCCAGCGCGACGGTGAAGGGCTTGATCGTCGAGCCGGGCTCGAACACGTCGGTGATGGCGCGGTTGCGCAGCTGCTCGCCCGAGAGGTTCTGCCGCTTGCCCGGCGCGTAGCTCGGGTAGTTGGCCAGCGCCAGCACTTCACCCGTCAATGCGTCCATCACCACCACGCTGCCGCCGCGCGCCTTGTGCTCGACGACCGCGTCGCGCAGCTTCTGGTACGCGAAGAACTGGATCTTGCTGTCGATCGCCAGCTGCAAGTCGCGGCCGTCCACCGGCGGCGACTGCTCGCCCACGTCCTCGACGATGCGGCCCAGGCGGTCCTTGATCACGCGGCGCGAGCCCGGCCGGCCGGCCAGTTCCTTGTCGAACGCCAGCTCCATGCCTTCCTGGCCATGGTCCTCGATGTTGGTGAAGCCGACCACGTGCGCGGCCGCCTCGCCTTCCGGGTACTCGCGCTTGTATTCCTTGCGCTGGAACACGCCCTTGATGTTCAGCCTGGCAACCTGCTGCGCGACCGATTCGTCGACCTGGCGCTTCAGCCACACGAAGGTCTTGTCCTCGTCGGCGAGCTTCTTGTCGAGGTCG carries:
- a CDS encoding UDP-N-acetylmuramoyl-L-alanyl-D-glutamate--2,6-diaminopimelate ligase translates to MVELRSAHEAAQWLRARVTGTLHCDSRNVKAGDGFIAWPGAATDGRKYVPAAIAQGAAACLVESEGADAFAFDSDAIASYARLKFATGPIAAEYFGQPTDRLDVVAVTGTNGKTSTAWWLAQALSNAGIPCGVVGTLGIGRPPQVDFVGLTTPDPVLLQREFRQFADAGVKACAIEASSVGIVERRLDGTRIRVAMFTNFTQDHLDYHQTMDAYWDAKAELFRWPGLKAAVVNIDDEKGHALAASLEGSALDVWTLSCREPARIAARNIGYGEQGLVFDVCEGNETVKLATSAIGQYNVSNLLGVVAALRAMGVALADAVKACGSLLPVPGRMERLAERGKPLVAVDYAHTPDALDKALGALRPLAQQRGGELWCVFGCGGDRDPTKRPLMAAVVEKNADHVVVTSDNPRSEKPENIISQVLLGLSHDKCVQVQADRAKAIAETIAAAAANDVVLIAGKGHENYQEVAGRKHPFSDQEHARIALALRKAA
- a CDS encoding peptidoglycan D,D-transpeptidase FtsI family protein — protein: MTSRSVIYTSSPLLASKTPVWRSKFIVAGLAIGFVVLAGRAAWVQVFGNEFFQKQGEVRYARTIELQANRGRILDRNGLLLATSVPAPSIWASPEDMERDRAKLAQLARLLDMPLADLDKKLADEDKTFVWLKRQVDESVAQQVARLNIKGVFQRKEYKREYPEGEAAAHVVGFTNIEDHGQEGMELAFDKELAGRPGSRRVIKDRLGRIVEDVGEQSPPVDGRDLQLAIDSKIQFFAYQKLRDAVVEHKARGGSVVVMDALTGEVLALANYPSYAPGKRQNLSGEQLRNRAITDVFEPGSTIKPFTVALALENKLVTPQTPIQTAPGFIMMAGMKISDSHPNGVLTVQEVIQKSSNIGTLKIALQMQPRQMWELFTQVGFGQKPQITFPGAVSGRLRPYKTWKPVEQATMSYGYGLSASLFQMARSYTVWAHDGQIVPATLLKSPDPATGVQVFSPGTVNEVRTMLQMAAGPGGTGQKAQTLGYSVGGKSGTAYKQVGKGYATNKYRSWFVGIAPIEKPRIVVAVMVDEPTAGKYYGGDVAAPVFSATVQQTLRMMGVQPDMNVKPQIVVNAAEESF